In Candidatus Binatia bacterium, the genomic stretch AGTTGAGTCCCGGCGGAAATTTTCCTTTGATGAAGATCCATGTGTAAGGCGCAGCGCCTCCCGTTACCAAGGGCGTGCTGTATGCCGCGCCGACTTGACCGTTAGGAAGCTTTTCCGCGGCTTGGCTAAGGCATCCCCTCAGACGGCAGAGAAGAGATATCTTGTCCTTCCAAACCGTCCTCCAATCACCTTTCAGAATCCCGCCCGTATCCCCGCTGTTAGGGTTCCAGTCCCAATAGAAGAAGTTCGTCAGCCCCTTCTGGTATAGATAGGCGACAAAGGCATCCTGCCAGGCTCTATCCTCCGGAAGGCCCCCATGCCCATACCTGCCGCCAAACTCTCCAACGACCACCGTGTACTTTGGAACTAGAGAAGTGAGAAATCCGAAATGGGCGTCCCAGATGTCGGACATATTCTGTGGGAAATTCGGGTCGAAAAAGTAGGATTCAGGGAAAACATCCGGGCCGTAGACATGCGGGCTCAATACTAGCTTGTCAGCCTGGATAGCAGGAGGGAAACACGCCATCGGCTCAAAATTTCCGCCCCACCAGTGACTTATATTCCCGCTACAGATTGGATTTTGTTCTATGCCTTCCACAAAGATCAGCAGGTTCGAGTTAGCGGCGAGGACCGCGGCGGCGGCCGCCTCCGCCGCGAGCTTCCAATCGGTGGCTGCGACACCCGTGCCCCAAGTCGCCGCCCCATGCGGCTCGTTTTTGATATCGATGCCGACAAAGTGAGGCAAATGCTTGTAGCGGTCGGCCAGGAACACGAGGTCAGCGATCCATTCTTGCTCGGTATAATTCGCTGTATACCAGAGTTCGGATATGGGGGGATTGCCATTGCATTCCGACCTGTGGTGGTCGAGAAGAATGTAGAGTCCCTGCTGGTCCAACTCGGTAAGTACCTTATCCAGAATCTGCAACGACTTGAGTCCCTTAAGATCCGGGTTCCGAGAAAAGTCGATACTCGAGGGTTTCACATTTTTTAGTGTGTCAGGGCAAAAAGGCACTCTTACCGCGTTGAAGTGCTGTTTGACCTGAAGGATCATCTTCTGCCAATTGCGCGCCCACAGGCCATGAACTACATGATCGCCGGTCTCGAAACCGAACCAAGCCACCCCGTGGAGCTGAATTTCCACGTCATTATCGTCGTAGATGCGCCCGTTTTGGGTATAATAGCTCCAGGCGGGATCAGAAAAGACACAGATCAAACAGGCCAGAAGCAAACCTGCCGTCTTTGCATGAAGATTTTCCCGGGTCGCTCGTGATTTCATAAACGATGCATTTCTATCGCCTGTCACCTGTGACACAGAGCAGGATGATATAAGCTCCTAGAAATAGCATCGACTTTAAACTAGGTCAATTGAGCGAGTGCGCGGGGTTTGCGTCGTATAGGCGCGCTCGCCGCGGTTGCAAGGCTCGACCGAAAAGTCTATAAAAAGTTTCGATTCAACTCGACAAGACCGGGCGAGCGAACTATTGTAAAATAGGAATATAGAACGGATAAGGGAGGTCGGTCTATGAGTGTCCGTGTCCGCGTGCCCACTCCGCTGCGCAAATTCACCGACGGCGCCGATGAGGTCGCCGCCCAAGGCCCCAACGTGCGCGCCCTGGTGGATGACCTGGAACAAAAATATCCCGGGATCAAAGAACGCATCTGCGACGAGACTGGAAAAATCCGCAGGTTCGTGAACGTTTATGTCAACGGGGACGACATCCGGTTTCTTCAGAACTTGGAAACCTCCCTCAAGGAGGGAGACAACATCTCGATCGTGCCCGCCATTGCAGGGGGATGAAATCTCCTGGATCTGCTTTTATGGCCAATCCGACCGCCATACGATCGATCGCCGCCGAAAGATTCAGAGAGCCGAAAAAAATAGAGTCGGTTCTCGATCTCATCGGCGATACTCCGCTGCTGGAAATCCGCAGGATCGCGGAAGGAATCTCGTCCGGGGTAAAGATCTTCGCCAAGCTCGAAGGCATGAATCCCGGCGGCTCGGTCAAAGACCGTCCCGCTTTGAAGATGATTCAGGAGGGAATCAAGTCGGGAAAACTCGCGCCGGGAAAAACCATCATCGACTCGACTTCCGGCAACACCGGAATCGCTCTGGCCATGATCGGCCGCATTCTCGGCTATCCGGTGGAGCTGGTGATGCCCGCCAACGTCAGCGCGGAGCGAAAACGGATCATCCACGCCTACGGCGCCAAAGTGACCTACAGCGACCCGCTCGAAGGCTCAGACGGCGCGATCCGCCTCTGTCGCAAGGTCTTGGAGGAGAACCCCGCCAAATATTTTAAACCGGATCAGTACTTCAATCCGATGAATTCACAGGCCCACTACGATACTACCGGGCCGGAAATTTATCGCCAGACGGACGGGCGGATCACACATTTCATCGCTGGCATCGGCACCGGCGGGACGATTATGGGGACGGGCCACTATCTAAAAGAAAAAAACCCGAAGATCCGCGTCATCGCCGTCGAGCCCGACGATGCCCTGCACGGCCTGGAAGGACTCAAGCACATGGCGACCTCGATCGTTCCCGGAATTTATCACGAAGAAGAGCTGGACGAAAAATATCCCGCCTCCACCGAAGACGCTTACGCCATGGTCTATCGCCTCAGCCAGGAAGAGGGCGTCCTCGTAGGGCAATCTTCCGGCGCCGCCATGCACGCAACAATGCAAATCGCCCGCAAACTCAGGTCCGGGGTTCTAGTGACGATCTTTCCGGACTTCGGCGACAAATATTTAACGACGAACTTGTGGGTGGGTTGGCGCGATCGAATGGCGGTCGGAAATCTCAAGTTTTCAATCTGAGGCCGAGAAAATGAAAGGCCAAAGAGAGAAGGTTTGCGAGCGCGTTTATCTGACCTTCCCAAAAGATCTGGTCAAAGAGCCGATCGTCTGCTGGCTGGCAAAAAAATTCGACATTACTTTCAACATCCGCGGATCGACCGTGACGGCGGAGATGGGTCTCGTGGCTCTGGAGATCGACGGCGAGCGCGCCGAAGTGGACAAGTCGATCAAGTGGCTCAAGGACAAAGGCGTCATCGTCGAGCCGATCGAAAAGAACGTGATAGAATAGCGGCCGGCCAATAAACCTCGCCTAACTTCGTTTCTTGCCCGCCCGGGGGTTTCTCGAAGGGCCGATGCGTTGGACGAGGAGCCTCAAGCGTACTTCAGAAGCTTTATTTAGAATTTTCGTGCCGCGTAACACCGAACGTATCGCATCGGCTCGGAGAGGAACTCGCGGGCGGGTGGTTGGCAGTAGGTCTTTATGGCCCTCCGGCTACTGGGTTTGGGCGGAGATGGAGAGGATAAGAATCCCGCCTTCGTGCGCCGGTCCGCCCAGGAGAAAATTGCCGCGGTTGGGGAATCTTACGGTCGTATCGACGATCGGCTTTTCTTTTTCCAGCAGTCGCACCTTGAGCGACACCCGGTTGTTGCGAAATTCCTGCGGCGCGACGATCAGCGTACGCCCGCCGGCAATCTCGAAAACGGTGTTGGCCTCCCAGGACGCCTTTTGCGATTCTTCCCGGATCAGGCGGTAGCAGCGGTATTTGATCACCTCGAGCTGCTGCTTCATCTTGGTGAGCTGACCGTCCAGGCAATCCGCCTGGTTCGTGGCCAGTATGGTGCCGATCTTCAGCTGAACTTCCTGCGGGTTTTTCTCGGCCTCGGCGGCGCCGAGAGGCGCGGCCGCAAGAAACGCCCAGAGGCTAGAAAGCAGTGTCGCCTGAAGCAGATTCCGTGGGAGTTTCATCTTCGCTTTCCTGATTCTCGAACAACCAGATAACCGTCGTCTTGGTCTTGGCCTCGCGCAAGAGCGCCACGTTGAATCCGTGGCCGTCGATGGATTCGACGGACGCCATGTTGGTTTGACCGTTCCCGCGCCAACCGGGAAAGAATTGATCCAGCGATAAAACCGCCACGAGAACCACGACCGTCGCCGAGACCGCCCACTTGAGCCGCGGCGTAAAAAATACAGCGCGGACCCAATCCATGGCCCGCGTAGACCATGATACGTCAGCGGCAATGCGTTGGCTGACGCCGGCCCAAAAAGTCTTGAAGTCGATTTGGGACGCATTCGTCTCCAGGAGCCGCTTCAGTGAGAAATCCAATCTCTCGAGCCGCCCCTTCTCGTCCGAGCACGAGGCGCACCCCTGCACGTGGAGCTGGATCTCTGCGGCCTGGGCCGCATCCAGCTCGCCGTCGAGCCATGCGCCCAGCGATTTCTTGATGGCTTCGCAGTCTCTCATTATAAATCCGTGCCCAATTTCTCTTGCAGCTTTTTGCGCGCGTAATGCAGGCGGCTCATGATCGTGCCCTCGGAGCATTCCATGATGCGTCCGATCTCCTTATAAGACAGCCCCTCGACGGCCCTCATTACAATGACGGCTTTGTGATCGGGAGTCAATTCGTTGATCGCGTGAAGAAGCTTTTCTCCGAGCCGCCGGTCGTTGATCTCGCGAAACGGATCACCGCTTGAAGTTTCCGCATCGACGACCACCTCGTCCATATTTTCCTTGAGATCCATCAGGCTGCGCTTCTGCCGCCGCTGGAAGTCGATGGCGAGGTTGACGGCGATCCGATAGACCCAGGTGTAGAAATTCGACCCTCCTTTGAAGCGTCTGATGTTTTTAAAAGCGCGATAAAAAGTCTCCTGGGCCACCTCCATGGCATCGTCCCGGTGATGCACCATCCCCAGGATGACCATGAACACGCGGCGATAATATTTGGCTGCGAGCTCCTCGTAAGCGGCGACTTCCCCTTTCTGGCATTTGCGGATGAGCTCCCACTCGGTGGTCTCCACACCCAGCCTTATCTCTTTGGACGTTGCAGACTGCGTTTTATTCAAGTGAGTCCGAAGCTCCCCGTCACGTAAAAAAGGTTGAAATTTTTTCTAATTACCATAATATCAGGCTAAGTCCACCGTAGAAGCGCTTCTCCCCGAGCATGCGGCTCGCGCGCTAAGGACAACATGCTGGTTCAGTGTCCCAGTTGCCATACGACCTATCGCGTCTCTGAGAATCTCGTCACCAAGTCCAAACCCACGTTCCGCTGCTCCCGCTGTAAAAACGTTTTCGTCCTTGGCTCGAAAGCCGGAAGCGGCGAG encodes the following:
- a CDS encoding zf-HC2 domain-containing protein; protein product: MRDCEAIKKSLGAWLDGELDAAQAAEIQLHVQGCASCSDEKGRLERLDFSLKRLLETNASQIDFKTFWAGVSQRIAADVSWSTRAMDWVRAVFFTPRLKWAVSATVVVLVAVLSLDQFFPGWRGNGQTNMASVESIDGHGFNVALLREAKTKTTVIWLFENQESEDETPTESASGDTAF
- a CDS encoding cellulase family glycosylhydrolase translates to MKSRATRENLHAKTAGLLLACLICVFSDPAWSYYTQNGRIYDDNDVEIQLHGVAWFGFETGDHVVHGLWARNWQKMILQVKQHFNAVRVPFCPDTLKNVKPSSIDFSRNPDLKGLKSLQILDKVLTELDQQGLYILLDHHRSECNGNPPISELWYTANYTEQEWIADLVFLADRYKHLPHFVGIDIKNEPHGAATWGTGVAATDWKLAAEAAAAAVLAANSNLLIFVEGIEQNPICSGNISHWWGGNFEPMACFPPAIQADKLVLSPHVYGPDVFPESYFFDPNFPQNMSDIWDAHFGFLTSLVPKYTVVVGEFGGRYGHGGLPEDRAWQDAFVAYLYQKGLTNFFYWDWNPNSGDTGGILKGDWRTVWKDKISLLCRLRGCLSQAAEKLPNGQVGAAYSTPLVTGGAAPYTWIFIKGKFPPGLNFDSATGNLIGTPVSPALLGRSFTVNIKDQLNASVKRRFTIKIDP
- a CDS encoding ubiquitin-like small modifier protein 1 → MSVRVRVPTPLRKFTDGADEVAAQGPNVRALVDDLEQKYPGIKERICDETGKIRRFVNVYVNGDDIRFLQNLETSLKEGDNISIVPAIAGG
- a CDS encoding NIL domain-containing protein; the protein is MKGQREKVCERVYLTFPKDLVKEPIVCWLAKKFDITFNIRGSTVTAEMGLVALEIDGERAEVDKSIKWLKDKGVIVEPIEKNVIE
- a CDS encoding sigma-70 family RNA polymerase sigma factor; this encodes METTEWELIRKCQKGEVAAYEELAAKYYRRVFMVILGMVHHRDDAMEVAQETFYRAFKNIRRFKGGSNFYTWVYRIAVNLAIDFQRRQKRSLMDLKENMDEVVVDAETSSGDPFREINDRRLGEKLLHAINELTPDHKAVIVMRAVEGLSYKEIGRIMECSEGTIMSRLHYARKKLQEKLGTDL
- a CDS encoding cysteine synthase encodes the protein MANPTAIRSIAAERFREPKKIESVLDLIGDTPLLEIRRIAEGISSGVKIFAKLEGMNPGGSVKDRPALKMIQEGIKSGKLAPGKTIIDSTSGNTGIALAMIGRILGYPVELVMPANVSAERKRIIHAYGAKVTYSDPLEGSDGAIRLCRKVLEENPAKYFKPDQYFNPMNSQAHYDTTGPEIYRQTDGRITHFIAGIGTGGTIMGTGHYLKEKNPKIRVIAVEPDDALHGLEGLKHMATSIVPGIYHEEELDEKYPASTEDAYAMVYRLSQEEGVLVGQSSGAAMHATMQIARKLRSGVLVTIFPDFGDKYLTTNLWVGWRDRMAVGNLKFSI